GTTTTTTGCTATGAAACCagcattttgttgtttcttccATATGGGCTGGGGCAGCTCTTCAGCTAGTGTAAACTGTTACAGCTCTAGCAAAGCTGGAAGACCTTTCTCACTAAGTCTACATATTTTAAACAGGGATCTGTTTTATGTAGCGAGTTTAACTTGCATCATGTATCCTGACCTGCATGTTTGCTTTTACaaataagagaaaatgagagtcaatttccttttttaaaaatcatagtGGAAAAGTTTTTATAAAGCTCTATCATCCTTTTTGCTACACATAGCTTATTTAATTTTCCAGCAAATGTCTCCTTCGAAGATCATTTGAAAGGATAATTCTAAATTTTCAAGGTACTTCAAATGATGAAACTTTAATCAGTAGTTTTATCCTGAACCTCTTAGGTGGGAGAAAATTGAGAGCACAGCAGACCTTGTTCGTTGTGCTGGTTCCCAGGAAACTGGCTGGTTTGGCTGCTGAATTTAGCTGGCTGGTGTGTGCATATGACCACTTCCTGGCAGACATTCAGATCTGGTAAGATTTTTGTAGTTGTTACCCAGAGGGGAAGAGACAAGTGTTTTGAACCCACAAggacttcagttttattttggaaacatgAGGGTTGAATGCTACAGAAGCCGAAGACCGATTCCTTTATGGACACAAATTGCATACACGATATGAAAACCCAGTACCTTTTCCTTTACATACGTGGGTATAAAGATACGAATCTCCCATTAACAGGATTTTTATCTTCCTCAAACTTGCTGCTATGTATACCAGGATAAGCCACTGTACAGTAAGAATGAATATCACATCTTTAAATGGCTGATCCCTATGCTGATAAAACTGTTGAAAATCATCAGACAagcaaattaatctttttttttttttttttttttttggtgggtatTCATCATGACAATATCATTTCCAAGTCTTACATCAAGGGAAATGATAATCCTCCATTCTTTGTGATTTTGGGGATGCTGCTTCATGTAGAACTGTAGAAGGAAAATGTACCCTAGACAGGTTTCCATTCCAGTGATTCCATTAATGATCAAATGCTTTTAAGTGGTACACAGTACcttgaaggactgcagccaATATATAGTTCCGAATAAGTCAGTCCTAAGGATTGAACCTAGTATGTAATGTATGATTAACCTTTGTTGTCATCAAACATACAATGGCAGTTCAAAACTCACTGGCATTGGTTTTAGTTTTAGATGAATAGAAAGGCTGAATCACAATTATATAAGCTGTCTTCATTTATCCCCAGTtttattatatttgtatttaatctAATTTGTCCCAACTGTGAATGTTTCAGATATTGAAAGAGGTACTGCCCATGAAGTATTTTATTGTATAGGGTTCTAACTGGCAATGATTAGAAATAAGCCACCTTGTCTTCACTTGGctttgaaatgctgtattttgaaatagagCACTGCACCCCATGTCTGCATAAAACATGGCCTCAAGTGAACTTCTACTAAAACAGTTTCATCTGTTTAAAAGTATGCTTATTTTTGACTACACATATAATTCAGGCTTTTTAAAGTTCCACTAAAAAAACACTGATCCATTGAAAATAAGATGACATATATTACTGGAAGCCAGGAACCCTATTTACTTActataaaattctgttttaaggCTACCGTTAAGATCACGTTACTTCAACTTGGTTTCTAAGGAAACTAAAGTCTACACACTGATAACCatacaacaataaaaaagcaacaCCCCAGTATCTCTCCTTAGTGGTCTTATATAGAgcagtttcaaaatatttttattataactcaaattaaaaaaatacattaggTCATTTTGTTCACATTTTGCCATCTAAAAAGTGAACATaggctgttaaaaaaaagtatgactTAAGATAATCTCctttacacaattattttcattagatAATCTTTTTACATTGGGAAAGGATTCTTTAGCTGGAAAACACTTTATAAAGGATCAAACGTTTTGTTTGTATACCACATATAGCCTGGATCTTTGAAAACTTCCTGTCCTTAATTGCTTATACAAAATGATTCATGGTGCAAATTGGTATTCACAAATTATTATGtgcattaatttgcattttttcctttgtacgGGCATCTAAAGATTAGATTTACAGGTAgtgctgaaatgcattttattttgtgttgaaACCAAGATTGCAACATACTTTGAAATATATTCATATTCTGTATGGATTTCAAACTATTGTCATTGTGATGATGGTTTGGGCATTTTGTGGGAGGAGGGTTGTATCTCAGAGTATTGGTTTGGTTAAATACAATACATAGACAAAAGGCTAAGTTTTAAGGAGTTTTatgtaaaacagtatttttcccaagcgttaaaaacagaaaatctgtagGGCTAATTCCttaagtggggtttttttttaaactatttttaatggaaaaaaaattggagcAGAGTAcaaaaaaatagctattttctccttgaaaatggttttgatactgtcaaaataaacttttcattagaagatgaaaatgtcattttcttcaACAGCTGTGTTTGGATTAAAGTCTGAAATTTCAATTTTGTCAAGGAGGACATTTTttgtgaggagaaaaaaaaccaacatttcAACTGACTATAATATATGCAGGATATATATAGGTACACATGCAGGAATACAGAGCCAGCATCTCTGCTGGTGTAAAACATCTAAGTGTCTCTGAAGTCACAACTTGCCTAACTAACATCAGCTGTGAATCTCAcctaagaaagaaatttttgctTATCTCATATTCACCTCTCTGTGGGGAATGCTGGAGCCAGTTTCTGAATGACATGATTCTGATATAAAAGCCATAAATATAGTAGTACAGGGAACTACAGAGCTAACCTTCTGAACACCAGAATGCGTCAGTGGCAAGAAACAGAGGTATGGCTGTAACATTACTTAATAATGTAGTCTTGAAACACTACTGAAGGAAAAGTCAAGCTTGTCTGCAAGAAGGCTACTACAATTATTTTCAGGTCTTCAGAAAAATTGTGTTTGCAGTGTAATTCTCTAAGACTACTTAAGACTAAGACCACTTAAAATGATAATGAATTTTTCAGGTCTCGGGGTAGAGCCTTCGATGTACTGGTTACTGACCAATGTGGTACTTTTGAGTGAGCAATTCCAGAGATGCGTATTCTAGGTGGTACTCATTTTACTTCTAAAGCTTTTAACAAACACGTATATAAAAGTTGCTTCTACAGCACAGTAATAgtaaatgcagtatttccagGCAAGCACACCAAATTCAACGATGCTCATGACTCTGAACTCCCATGTTAATAAGAAGGCTCTCTGTTGATATTTATTGGTACCCAAATTTCTAAAGTTGTACCTTAATGTGTTTTAGTATCTAACTGCACATTTCTATGTAGCAGCCTTTCAGAATTATACTGAATGATGTTATTAAGCAGTACTACACAAGAAATGTAGCGAACAATATTTCAGAACCTAACTtgattcattttaattttctagttACATTGGAGAATATACCATTTTGCCAAGTGCAGCTCACACCtctatattttactttctttggtATGCTCTGGGCTTTTTacagttgtttttaaaacttccatTAAAGTGTATCCTTCAATAAGGATTGCAGAGTTTAAAGGTGATGAAGAGTCTCATCTGACAGGGAGCAGCTaccctttatttttcagtgctttctccAGACTGTTTCAAGTGATGGAATCTTACAATTTGTCTTATGGAATCTTATAATTTGTCTTAGAGAACTTTCACTATGATATATATGTTTAAttaaatgggaggaaaaaatacatgcttATGAGTATGTAACTTCAGGTGGATGGAGTTGAactgaatgtatgtaaaatttGGATAGCTCCCCCACTTAGCtaccagaaaatacatttatcaaTGCCTGATTTTTTATGCTGATCTTTATAAAGTACAACACTTGCTTCTACTAACAATTTGGttccagaaaagaaatttaattgtGGCTAAGGAAGTCCTTGCTACACCATTCAGAGGTGCACTTCTTGCACTTCTTTGAATTATCAAATTCAGAGCAatgccactgacttcagtggttTTACAGAAGATTTGTGTGCTTCATCAAAGATCAGAATCAGGCCTCAAGATTTTTTTGCCCTACAGACCTATATTCTTCATCATTCCAGAGTTACAGAACCAGCTCTACTCTGTTGCGAAGCTCAAAAGTAGTAGTGATTCTCCTTCAGTATCTACATTGGTTATCTGAGTTAGAAGTGGAGATACTTCAGGCAAGAAGTTATCAATGCCTCTATGGAGCATTTAGATACTGAAATCTTTGAAAAACTTCTGCTACACGTTGCTTAGAATGGTATAGGATGTAATGATGGGAATGACAGATCTCAGTGTTAAGCCCggtttttgttctgcttttgtgtGGAAAGGCAAACTGAAGACCAGACTGGTCTGGTTGAGGACTTCTGAATCCTCTGTTGTTGATTTTGTTCTCTCAAATTTGAAACATCACTCCCTCTCCCTGCAAGGTGCTCAAGGCAGATGGCCATCCTTCCTGTCTGAATGGTGACGGGCTTTCTCCAGGCTGGCGAGAATGTTGTTCCATAGGACCATCCAGTCAAGGAGGACACGCGAAGGGACTTCCCACCATTCTCTTCTAAGACAAAGCTGAGCAAGTAACTACAACAGAATGCAAGTTTGgtcaatttaaaaattcagcagagAGGCTTCTACTGTACCTAGCGGATCGGAACTTGAGCTCATGGTAACATTGCACAAAGCTGTGATAAATGAAAGTGATTGGCAAGGCTAATAAAACAATGCCACTAACCACACAAATTCCTCCAAGAATCCTTCCTGGTACAGTGATGGGACACATGTCACCATAACCAACCGTGGTCATTGAGATGATCACCCACCAACAAGCAGCGGGAATGCTGGCATAATCCTTATTCTTTGTTCCCAAGTCCAGCCCATTTTCAAGAAGCTGGGAAAGTGCACTGAAAATTGCCATAGCAACACAGATAAAGACAAGTAGCATCACCATCTCTCTGTAACAACGCTTCAGAGTCAGACCAAGTGTTTGAAGGCCAATGAAATGACGAGCCAGTTTAATCACCCAAAAAATCCTCATCATTCTTAAGACCCTCAAGGTGACGCCAGCCCTCTGAAGCTGTGAATTTTCCCCTGTGAAAACTGTCATTAGAACAGAGATGTAGTAAGGAGTAATTGCCAGTAAATCAATGATGTTGAGAGGTCTTCTGACAAACTCACACTTGTTTTTGGAGACGATGAACCTCACAATGCACTCTGCAGTGAACCAGCCTATGCAGATAGCTTCAATTATCCtgtcaaaagaaacaaagtacagtatttatttctgtgcaaaagCTTTAGTGGATGTTTGGGTTGTTCACAGATATTACCAAACTGACACTCAGACCTTCACAACCGACAAACAGAAAGCCATGGTATTCTTATCCTATGCACATAGCACCAGATTTCAGCAATTAACCTGAGGATCTATTGAGGAGTTTAAACTGATCATTGCTAAAAACTCACTCATGGATCATTTTCTCTGAATTACAGATTGCGACTGATTCTAATACTGGGCAAGTATGCCTACAAAAACTGGAACCCTACAGGAAATGCCATCGATGCCAATGTATAATGTTATctagaaaacctttttttgtttgttttggttttgttggttgagtttggggggattttgttcttttgtttgtttgttttaaatctgtgaGGCGTGATCCACTTGGGAATGCTAAGGACTGCAGATCAGTGAACTGGCTGGTTATGAACAACAATGTATAGAACCAGACTGCTAGACTAAAAAGGAAGTGAAGATGGAGTAGGCAGGAATCAGCTTTCGCGTTGGATAATTCATGCAACTTGGCTCTTCAGGAACCAGCCTAAACCAGTCTGACTTGCATCCCAAACAGGGGCTTACCTATAAATATATTCAGAACTTTATAGGTACTGCCAGTAAATAcagatggtattttatttttcatcattgGGTACACCAAGTAATAAGCTTGTGTCTTCCTATTTACCACTATGCTCTGTGttactgaattttttcttttgttttaaatgtgacTCCACCTAAACTGTGTTGCAGCAAAAATGTCAAGGAAACCAAAGCAATAGGCAAGATCATCTTCTTGCCAAATACAAACAATGGccttaagaaaagaaatcctggAAGGTGACTTCAGTATCTTCTTAAACATTTTCAAGTCCCAGTGCAGTGAATGAGACTTGAGAATATCTCAACTTGAAACCAGTGGAAGGTAGAAACAGAAGACGAAAATGTTGCTCTAAGATTATTTAATAACTGTTGTGCATGTAGTCTCAAATCTCCCATCTGAAAATAACCCTTTTCTTAAGAATTCAGACTGCGCTCACTTGTTTAATACAGGAGGGAATGGGAGCTaatctttccctctttcctttgtttATCTTTTTCACCAACAGTTTgagcaaagaaaaagccaatGACCAATGCCTTCTCATATCAACAGGTCTGAAGCCAAACTGATGCAAGATTGGGGATTTGAAAATACCACATACAACCAGAGCTTTTTTGCTCCTACAGGGATCCTAACAAGGTAGTGTCTGTAGAAATGTAATGATTTGCAAGTAATAATCTGACTGGCATTTCAAACCTAAAATTTTGCTTCCCTAACATATCTGCATAATTTTTTACCAGTTCTGAAAtctattgttattattaagaCAATGGcctgttagaaagaaaatattcttctgtAACTTCTATAATTATACTAATAGACTCTATAAACTAACTTTCATACactaaagttttatttatttttttattaatttcatctTATTCATTCATTCACTTTAGTTTTATGCTAAAAAATGGAGGAAACAGCAACGGTCAGTTGATCTAAAGTTGTAAGGTACACTGTAATTCCAGCCACAGCAAATTTAAATGAACATAAATTAATTACTTAAATGATTATTCACATAAAATCAGACCttgtttttgctgtttcatgaataaaaatgaaagttctGTAAGCAAGTGGCCTTTCTTCATAAAGGGCTTATAAAACACTTGTTCATGTTAGCACCTTTTGATGGAAAGAcctgtgaatttaaaaaatagcttgCTCTTAAGAATTACATGTTCtcttaaaaattaagcttttgAAAGTACTGGTGGTTTTTTAATAATGACAGTGATAACTACCTCAGATgcagatttaatttcttttaaaaaatgcttagaTCATGTCTTCTAAACAAGTGTCATGTACAGAATATATGAAAGTTATTGTATTATGTGGGTTATCATTCCTttatgttgaaaaaaataaagaaaaaatgttaatggGTAAGTTCTCTTAAATCCTTTTTACACGATGAGGAAATACCTGAAATTTTCCCTAGTAAAATCAGTGAAACAGCAAGATCATGGTAATGGACACACCGATAAAGTCTGAATGTACTTACACGTTGGCTAGTTGAGATTTCTtgtaattattaaaagaaaaattatatgtGGATAGAAAGTTGCAGCCAGGAATATTCAACAATTCCAACACACTCtctttcattacattttatgAGATTTCTCTGGTAGTGCTGCCTATACCCTGTGACATGGAgcatttgaatgaaaaagcaaTTTGTAATTATACTAAAATGTAAAGCTTTTTCACTCGGTATTTCCTCCTGATGCGTTGAAAATGTGATTCCTCCATTTTGTCACAAATTAGGCAGGTTATCTCTAAATTGAGCTTTAAGGAAGTTAGGTCCTGATTGTTGTGATTCAGTAGAAGTCTTCTTTATGAATCAACATTGATTTAGTGGTCCGGTATAACTTTGGGGAATAGTTGTACAAGTAAAAATCCATGAAATGTGATCAGCCCATTGTTTTACTCTGGCAGTTCCTAGCACAAGAGATACTGTAAATCTCTTCAGTAGGTAGGACTGAAGAAGTCTTTTATTGTAGAACAGACTTTAAGAGAGCTAAGGAGCATCACTGATGCAAAAATGACAAAGCAAGATCAAGACAGTGGGGGATGCATTACTGCCACTCCATTATATACTGCACTTCCATTTCTCCATTCTacatctctccttccttctcatcaATTATACGCATCCTGGCTAGGGACAAGATAATGAAGAAGggtgtcccttttttttttttctttcctctccttacTTAGCCAccagtgaaacatttttcatttttcctgtcttgtcACTTCTATTTGCCTGGGTAGATGGATTTCGGCAGTCCTGGTGAATCACGTAAAAGTGCGTACTTTGGTGAGAAGAACTAGAAACCTCTGGCCTGTTGGGAGATCTGGAGTGCTACATACTACGTTTCCACTTTCAGATCAAGTCTCCCTCTCCTTGTAGTCTTATCTTTATAGCTAACCTTGTTAAAAGATAAATAACATCTAATAAGGAAAGCATTATTTAACAGTTAGTCCTCAAGAGAACTTAGAACTGGGTATGAAGGTTAAAGCCAAATAAAATGCATGCACTCAGAAGGCTAAAGTTACTGTATCTTCTGTAATCAATTCTTAAAAGTATTTGCTGCATATTCACAGGACAGACTGCCTTTTATTGCCTGTTCTTGGAATAATGCTGTATTAAAATCTATAACTATATAATTATATCATGAGCTTGATTTGGTAAAATGTAGTACCTATTTTACAAACTTCCATCACAGtttttggctggttttttccccccatcagttcagttttaaaatagctgttattcaaaaaggagaggggaaattaaaagcaaactcATGAAGTGTTTGCTTGAAGATTCCCCacaaaatttataaataatcaGAGCAAATACTGAGTCctaatttttattcagtttcagGTTATTTCTGCTCAAATTTACTGTTCATTGTCCCAGACCTAAGCACATGAAAGAGGGTTTTTCTCCTAAAATTTTAAGCCACTTCGTACTTAACAGTCTTTCAAGATTGCTCTAATGAGTCTTTTGTCCATAAACAGAAAATCAAGCCTTTGTAAGCCTCATTTCTACTGTAATCCCATCACTGttcaattttctgttccatCTGGTAACTTCCTTTCAGAATAAGCTATTTTATGTACAGTGAGTTAAAccacttcagaaattattttttcaatcaCTAACAAGACTAGTTTGTTATTACTAAAAAAATCATACTGTGAATGTCTTAGAATATCTCAACTTAGCATTATTCTTTGCCCCAGCATGCCAATTTGTATACTTTCAATATCCCCTGGTGAGTTGGTTGAAATCTAGCCAAAATATTCATTAGTGGCACTATTATCTATTAAGCttgtaaataaaacatacacatCAACGGGACACATGAGGAAAACAGACAATATGATTAAAGGCAGTATATAACAGGATTAAAGTCTGTCAGCACTGATTTGTTAAATTGTTGCTAAAGCCTATTTTCATGTAAAGCACATTAAACCTGAAAAACCTCCAAGCAGTAGCCAGAAGTATCAAATTCCTGCTCAGGAAGATTCCTAGTCATTTcagcaaatgtcttttttttttttaatccttttgaaATCAGCAGGGTTTCTGTCTCACTACAAACTGTAGAGTAAGGGCCACAGAACAGCTAGTTTCCCTGCTTTAAAAACCTTGCTggcttttttccattctgtccCTGCTTTGGTAGCAATAATATGTCTTGATGCATTGAAATCCAGTGTTTTATGTGGGAGGCTGTAATGACCCAGCTCTCAGGGGATACCTGGATATGAACATCTCGAGCCCTGGGGGTCCTCAGCATCTTTTCCATATGCTTGCAACATGAGCGGCACCTAGCCCTGGCGAGTTCGGTAAGGTTCTCCTGTGGCCAGGCAGCAATACATGTCTGTTCCTTCTGTTATCTCTAGTTTTCAAAAAGCTCGTGGATTCATTAGAAGAATCCACGTCTGTGTTTTTAACTTAGGTCTGTAGTTCCATTCTTTACCTTCAGCCTACTGCTTTAACTTAGCAAAAATGTGGTGTTCAGGTTAGATCTCACCCAGGAAAGAAGTTCTTACTTTTTTTGAACAGATGTTGGACATGAGCATTTGGGTGTTATGAAATTCCACCACCATAAAGGAATGgtgatttttgtgtgtttaaaatttaaatgcaactttttAAGCTGATGTTttgcagagatgaaaaaaagccCACTGGCATCTGTTGAGAGATGCTGTTTGGAGAAGTTActgtgtttatttgcttttgcttaAGAACACAGCAATCATATAGGCTTGATAACCAAGTGATTCTTTCAATACAAATTTAATCATGATTAGTAAGCGGAAAAGGTGCAACAGTCTCTCCCTTGTGCTAACAAGCTACTCACATTTAGCATTAGAAAAATAGTTTAAAGGCAGGTAGATAGAACTGTGCTGGCAGTAAGTCAAGCAGCTTCAAATGACTTCCTATTACAGGCTTGAGAAGCTCTCCCCAAAAGATTATCCTTACGATCAGCGAGTGGACAGGTCCGTGATCAGAGGCTCGCAGTATGCATCTGTTGGCACAGTTCAGAGGCAAGCAAAGATGACTTGAAATTGCCAGAAGCAACAGAAGGGGAGACAGGTGTCCCTGCTGTCTGCTCCTAAACTGTGCATATCTGATGCAAATCTTTAGCTCTGATAAGTGCAACGTGccaaggcagggaagagagcaAAAATCTTAAAATCCAAGAAATTCAGTAACTCATCCCTCAGCCCGAGAACGGACCTGAGGAAGGCAACCCCCCTGCAAATCAGGGAATTACACTGTCAGTGTCTGTAAGATCTGTGAAATTCGGAGGTCAgattccccatccctctctccTTGAAAAGGCTTACTCGTGGAGTTCTCT
This Buteo buteo chromosome 12, bButBut1.hap1.1, whole genome shotgun sequence DNA region includes the following protein-coding sequences:
- the KCNG3 gene encoding voltage-gated potassium channel regulatory subunit KCNG3; this encodes MNFGRGPSVVLNVGGTRYSFSREVLKDFPLRRVSRLHGCLSEQDVLEVCDDYDRERNEYFFDRHSEAFGFIMLYVRHGHLRFVPHMCELSFYNEMIYWGLEGSHLDYCCQRRLDDRMSETCTYYAAEEPPGEPAGGPEGKGRRPAGAEGGKWLERMRRTFEEPTSSVAAQVLATVSILFVIVSMVVLCASTLPEWRVPENRSVEEQSRIIEAICIGWFTAECIVRFIVSKNKCEFVRRPLNIIDLLAITPYYISVLMTVFTGENSQLQRAGVTLRVLRMMRIFWVIKLARHFIGLQTLGLTLKRCYREMVMLLVFICVAMAIFSALSQLLENGLDLGTKNKDYASIPAACWWVIISMTTVGYGDMCPITVPGRILGGICVVSGIVLLALPITFIYHSFVQCYHELKFRSARYSRSLSAEFLN